A region of Thermococcus barossii DNA encodes the following proteins:
- a CDS encoding protein translocase SEC61 complex subunit gamma, with product MATSTEKLKNFFAESRRVLMVTKKPGMKEFKMAAKITGIGMILIGLIGLVIRLFGYLITGS from the coding sequence GTGGCAACAAGCACGGAAAAGCTTAAAAACTTCTTCGCGGAGTCGCGGAGGGTTTTGATGGTCACAAAAAAGCCGGGAATGAAAGAATTCAAGATGGCAGCCAAGATTACCGGCATTGGAATGATACTAATCGGCCTCATTGGCCTTGTTATCCGTCTGTTCGGCTACCTCATTACTGGCTCCTGA
- the ftsZ gene encoding cell division protein FtsZ, translating into MLKLIEDAIERTSADLNKAPEAQVPQTDIDEELKRILEQIQAKIYVVGVGGAGCNTINRMMQVGIQGAKVIAVNTDAQDLLKVRAHKKILIGKELTRGLGAGNNPKMGEEAAKENERDIRDALEGADMVFITCGLGGGTGTGAAPVVAEIAKKMGALTVSVVTLPFTVEGIRRIKNAEYGLEKLRKNSDTVIVIPNDKLMEVAPNLPIHMAFKVADEILVQAVKGITELITKPGLVNLDFNDVRAVMKDGGVAMIGIGESDSEKRALEAAQQALNSPLLDVDISGAKGALISISGSDVKLEEAQQIIELVTSKLDPEAQVIWGIQLDEELGKMIRILIVVTGVSSPYAVAEEETLYYPEESERKVIKLDLEEL; encoded by the coding sequence ATGCTGAAGCTGATTGAAGACGCTATCGAAAGAACCTCTGCCGACCTTAACAAGGCCCCGGAGGCCCAAGTTCCTCAGACGGACATTGATGAGGAGCTTAAGAGGATTCTTGAGCAGATACAGGCCAAGATTTATGTCGTTGGTGTCGGCGGTGCCGGCTGTAACACCATTAACAGGATGATGCAGGTTGGTATCCAGGGTGCGAAGGTCATCGCGGTTAACACCGACGCCCAGGACCTCCTCAAGGTTCGCGCTCACAAAAAGATACTCATCGGTAAGGAACTAACCAGAGGCCTCGGAGCCGGAAACAACCCGAAGATGGGTGAAGAGGCCGCCAAGGAAAACGAGAGGGACATACGCGATGCCCTTGAGGGCGCCGACATGGTCTTCATCACCTGCGGTCTCGGCGGTGGTACCGGCACCGGTGCCGCCCCTGTCGTTGCCGAGATAGCCAAGAAGATGGGCGCCCTAACGGTCTCGGTGGTCACACTTCCGTTCACCGTCGAGGGCATAAGGCGCATAAAGAACGCAGAGTACGGCCTTGAAAAGCTCAGGAAGAACAGCGACACGGTAATAGTTATCCCGAACGACAAGCTTATGGAGGTTGCTCCGAACCTTCCGATACACATGGCCTTCAAGGTGGCCGACGAGATACTCGTCCAGGCCGTTAAAGGAATCACCGAGCTCATCACCAAGCCGGGTCTCGTCAACCTCGACTTCAACGACGTTCGTGCGGTGATGAAGGACGGCGGCGTTGCGATGATAGGTATCGGCGAGAGCGACAGCGAGAAGAGGGCTTTGGAGGCCGCCCAGCAGGCACTCAACAGCCCGCTCCTCGACGTGGACATAAGCGGTGCCAAGGGCGCTTTAATAAGCATCAGCGGAAGCGACGTCAAGCTCGAAGAGGCCCAGCAGATAATCGAGCTCGTGACCAGCAAGCTCGACCCAGAGGCCCAAGTCATCTGGGGCATCCAGCTCGACGAGGAGCTTGGCAAGATGATCAGAATCCTTATCGTCGTCACTGGCGTCAGCTCACCCTACGCCGTCGCCGAAGAGGAGACCCTCTACTACCCCGAGGAGTCAGAGAGAAAAGTTATTAAGCTCGACCTTGAGGAGCTTTGA
- a CDS encoding D-aminoacyl-tRNA deacylase: protein MKVIMTTKVDLASMNIMNKLIENFGFNESEETFDGNPVYKKGETLILTTNEEMIYYDELDRAIEEQLGIKPEIIAFASRHSSKQKLPALTVHVTGNWGEGIYGGRDESLAVSQPAAMKLALLKMNELNDLGWTVCYEATHHGPSEIDVPSFFIEIGSSEEEWVVDRAGEIIAETIIYVLENYEKAKFPVAIGIGGGHYAPKQTKRALETDLAFSHIAAKYTHPLKRELLLKAIERTSGNVDAIYVDWKGSKGETRQMARALAEELGLEFIRD from the coding sequence ATGAAGGTTATAATGACGACAAAGGTTGACCTGGCCTCAATGAACATCATGAACAAGCTTATTGAAAACTTTGGATTCAATGAAAGCGAGGAGACCTTCGATGGAAATCCCGTGTACAAGAAAGGAGAAACGCTGATACTGACGACGAACGAGGAAATGATATACTACGATGAACTTGACAGGGCCATTGAAGAACAGCTGGGAATTAAGCCAGAGATAATAGCCTTTGCCTCCAGGCACTCAAGCAAGCAAAAACTGCCCGCCCTCACGGTCCACGTAACCGGGAACTGGGGAGAGGGCATATATGGTGGGAGAGACGAGAGCCTCGCGGTTTCACAACCCGCCGCAATGAAACTCGCCCTTCTGAAGATGAACGAACTCAACGACCTCGGCTGGACCGTCTGCTACGAAGCAACGCATCACGGTCCGAGTGAGATTGATGTGCCGAGCTTCTTCATAGAGATAGGTTCCAGCGAGGAGGAATGGGTCGTTGACAGGGCGGGTGAAATAATAGCCGAGACGATAATCTATGTGCTCGAGAATTACGAGAAGGCCAAGTTTCCGGTTGCCATCGGGATAGGGGGAGGTCACTATGCACCTAAGCAGACAAAGAGGGCACTCGAGACTGACCTGGCGTTCAGCCACATAGCGGCGAAGTACACACATCCCCTAAAGAGGGAACTCCTGCTGAAGGCGATAGAGAGAACCTCGGGGAACGTGGACGCTATATACGTTGATTGGAAGGGCAGCAAGGGCGAAACAAGGCAGATGGCTAGGGCGCTGGCCGAGGAACTGGGCTTGGAGTTCATACGTGACTAA
- a CDS encoding KamA family radical SAM protein, translating to MEKQMESAISTFNVEESPWGLKQGIAHEKFLEVFEPLPEIKEILLTSESLDEARERLSKFAEELLWKYKNGEISVDSIDRWLAIESINVFLNIISEYGEKAAGFSTLEYLWKAAKGDKHVLSIITEGFVEEFRHLFRAMAAVSGYSKGWLGPKLEAAGIKFVDFSKIKGRKAALARSEYLDKEWNYIRGYLQRYPSGLDKEIIEKRKKQREQLMEYFGITEDEWFDYKWQFSHVLKREKGLETLRELNELGIVKVPEDDLKQVELAVKYHIPWGITPYYLHLWDFQEPYLHDRQVRRQVMPPDWYMKNMIIHREDREYYFDFMGEHDTSPIDLVTRRYVTIAILKAYDTCPQICVYCQRNWEVLEPFMAGSFPGWDKIEEALNWFAEHDSMMDVLITGGDPLALSDKIIDKIMARFAEMDHVVNIRWGSRIFVTVPMRITDSLAEILGSYIEPGKRNVSISTHVESAYEVTPEMGEAAYKVRRQGIYIYNQLVYQRNVSRRFENVALRIALKKVGIDPYYTFYPKGKIEQKDYLVPIARVVQERKEEARLLPGQFRPDEPVFNVPRMGKNHLRAWQDRELVGIRPDGSRIYLMHPWEKGISETKLYTYPDVPIKEYLEYLESIGEDPNDYWTIWYYY from the coding sequence ATGGAAAAGCAAATGGAAAGTGCCATTTCGACCTTCAACGTTGAGGAGTCCCCCTGGGGCCTCAAGCAAGGTATAGCTCATGAAAAGTTTTTGGAGGTCTTTGAACCCCTTCCCGAAATCAAGGAAATCCTGCTCACCAGTGAAAGCCTGGACGAGGCCAGAGAAAGGCTTTCGAAATTTGCCGAGGAACTTCTATGGAAGTATAAAAACGGCGAGATTAGCGTTGATTCCATAGACAGATGGCTTGCGATAGAGTCAATAAATGTATTCCTTAACATAATCTCCGAGTATGGTGAGAAAGCGGCCGGCTTCAGCACTCTAGAGTATCTATGGAAAGCCGCCAAGGGGGATAAGCACGTACTCAGCATTATAACTGAGGGCTTCGTGGAGGAGTTCAGGCATCTTTTCAGGGCGATGGCGGCCGTCAGTGGTTACTCCAAGGGATGGCTTGGACCGAAGCTTGAGGCGGCCGGAATAAAGTTCGTGGACTTCAGCAAGATCAAAGGAAGAAAAGCTGCCCTTGCCCGCTCTGAATACCTCGACAAGGAGTGGAACTACATCCGGGGATACCTTCAGAGATATCCGAGTGGCCTTGACAAGGAGATAATAGAGAAAAGGAAGAAGCAGAGAGAACAGCTCATGGAATACTTCGGAATAACCGAGGACGAGTGGTTCGATTACAAGTGGCAGTTTTCCCACGTTCTTAAGAGGGAGAAGGGCCTTGAGACCCTGAGGGAGCTTAACGAACTGGGCATCGTGAAGGTTCCCGAGGATGACCTGAAACAGGTCGAACTCGCTGTGAAGTACCACATTCCCTGGGGAATAACTCCCTACTACCTGCACCTCTGGGACTTCCAGGAGCCGTATCTACACGACAGGCAGGTGAGGAGGCAGGTGATGCCCCCCGACTGGTACATGAAGAACATGATAATCCACCGTGAGGACAGGGAGTACTACTTTGACTTCATGGGTGAGCACGACACGTCTCCGATAGACCTCGTTACAAGGAGATACGTCACCATTGCCATCCTCAAGGCCTACGATACCTGTCCGCAGATATGTGTCTACTGCCAGAGGAACTGGGAAGTCCTTGAGCCCTTCATGGCGGGTTCTTTCCCAGGATGGGACAAGATAGAGGAGGCCCTTAACTGGTTCGCCGAGCACGACTCCATGATGGACGTCCTGATAACCGGTGGCGATCCGCTGGCCCTGAGCGACAAAATCATTGACAAAATAATGGCCCGCTTCGCCGAAATGGACCATGTCGTCAACATAAGATGGGGCAGCAGGATTTTCGTGACCGTCCCAATGAGGATAACCGACAGCCTTGCCGAGATACTTGGCTCGTACATAGAACCGGGCAAGAGAAACGTTTCCATCTCAACTCACGTTGAGAGCGCCTACGAAGTTACACCCGAGATGGGTGAAGCGGCCTATAAGGTGAGGAGACAGGGAATCTACATCTACAACCAGCTGGTCTATCAGAGAAACGTCAGCAGACGCTTTGAGAACGTTGCACTTAGAATAGCCCTCAAGAAGGTGGGCATAGACCCGTACTACACATTCTACCCCAAGGGCAAGATAGAGCAGAAGGATTACCTGGTTCCAATAGCAAGGGTTGTCCAGGAGAGAAAGGAGGAGGCCAGGCTTCTTCCTGGACAGTTCAGGCCGGATGAGCCGGTCTTCAACGTGCCCAGGATGGGTAAGAACCACCTCCGCGCCTGGCAGGACAGGGAGCTCGTCGGGATAAGGCCCGATGGAAGCAGGATATATCTGATGCATCCCTGGGAGAAGGGCATCAGCGAGACCAAACTATACACCTACCCGGACGTTCCCATAAAAGAGTACCTGGAGTACCTGGAGAGCATAGGTGAGGACCCGAACGACTACTGGACTATCTGGTACTACTACTGA
- a CDS encoding TAXI family TRAP transporter solute-binding subunit: MKKWSALGLVFVLVLAVVAAGCTGGGGGTQTGTESKPIVQKNDEGKYEITIYTGSGPGSVYFAIGSMLAKITNKKSDLIAAKAVTSGASVANCKAIDKGEAQVAIAQNDVTWYAWEGKFQFEGHPVKVLRAIGTLYPEPVQIVVRADSDIKTIYDLKGKKVVVGAAGSGVAATAERVLKAAGIWDEIEPVYQTFEEAAQSLVLGQVDAEFTVIAYPAPAINQIAVKVPVRILNVPDEVVQKLHDQGYPFYVKVVIPKGTYNGMDEDAQTIAVKATLVVHKDLPDEVVYELTKILYENIDDLAKAHQVAKQIKMDEAFEGLMVPLHPGAIKYYEEHGITVPDKYKG, encoded by the coding sequence ATGAAGAAATGGAGTGCCCTTGGTTTGGTGTTTGTTTTGGTCTTGGCAGTAGTGGCCGCCGGTTGTACCGGTGGAGGCGGTGGAACCCAGACAGGAACCGAGAGCAAGCCAATTGTGCAGAAGAACGACGAAGGAAAATACGAGATTACCATCTATACCGGTTCAGGCCCAGGTAGCGTCTATTTTGCCATAGGCTCAATGCTTGCCAAAATTACAAACAAGAAGAGCGATTTGATAGCCGCCAAGGCCGTTACCAGCGGAGCCAGTGTCGCCAACTGTAAGGCCATCGACAAGGGGGAGGCCCAGGTTGCAATAGCCCAGAACGACGTCACCTGGTACGCCTGGGAAGGCAAATTCCAGTTTGAGGGTCACCCGGTAAAGGTTCTCAGGGCCATCGGAACTCTCTACCCAGAGCCCGTTCAGATCGTCGTCAGGGCCGACAGCGACATAAAGACCATCTACGACCTCAAGGGTAAGAAGGTTGTCGTCGGTGCCGCGGGAAGCGGTGTCGCCGCCACCGCCGAGAGGGTTCTCAAGGCCGCTGGAATATGGGATGAGATCGAGCCCGTTTACCAGACCTTTGAAGAAGCCGCTCAGAGCCTTGTTCTCGGCCAGGTTGATGCCGAGTTCACCGTCATAGCTTACCCGGCACCTGCGATCAACCAGATAGCGGTCAAGGTTCCGGTTAGGATCCTTAACGTTCCCGACGAGGTTGTTCAGAAGCTCCACGACCAGGGATACCCGTTCTACGTCAAGGTAGTCATCCCCAAGGGCACATACAACGGAATGGACGAGGACGCCCAGACGATAGCCGTTAAGGCTACCCTCGTTGTCCACAAGGATCTCCCGGACGAGGTGGTCTATGAGCTCACCAAGATTCTCTACGAGAACATTGATGACCTTGCCAAGGCTCACCAGGTGGCCAAGCAGATTAAAATGGACGAAGCCTTCGAGGGACTCATGGTTCCGCTCCACCCCGGGGCAATCAAGTACTACGAGGAGCACGGAATAACTGTCCCCGACAAGTACAAGGGATGA
- a CDS encoding DUF1850 domain-containing protein has protein sequence MIGVEFDGAECYYHVESNSSLEIHYTHSVSLTKVVDVYRVSPNGIYFVQERWQEFLAGQPIEFNYRSGTFYVKNANEFLGTSWRYWFIPVNNATIIIDGKTAFVQPPEEGILEIRTQKIPLVLLILRRC, from the coding sequence GTGATCGGGGTAGAATTTGATGGGGCTGAGTGTTACTATCATGTGGAATCCAACTCAAGTCTTGAAATCCACTACACCCACAGCGTCTCTTTGACCAAGGTCGTGGACGTGTACCGTGTATCCCCGAACGGAATTTACTTCGTCCAGGAAAGGTGGCAGGAGTTCCTCGCGGGACAACCCATAGAGTTTAACTACAGGTCTGGGACATTCTACGTGAAAAACGCCAATGAATTTCTGGGAACATCCTGGCGCTACTGGTTTATTCCGGTCAACAACGCAACGATAATCATTGACGGCAAAACGGCATTTGTCCAGCCCCCCGAGGAGGGTATACTCGAAATCAGAACCCAAAAGATCCCTCTCGTTCTCTTAATACTCAGGAGGTGTTGA